The following proteins are encoded in a genomic region of Nitrospirota bacterium:
- a CDS encoding valine--tRNA ligase, protein MLEKRYEPKDIEKKWYDFWIENEYFRAEGKSEKPPYCIVIPPPNVTGSLHIGHALDITLQDIMIRWKRMSGFNTLWLPGTDHAGIATQNVVEKDLQKQGTDRHALGREKFIEKVWEWKKLYGGTIINQLKSMGASCDWSRERFTLDEGLSKAVREVFVRLYEEGLIYRGEYLINWCPRCHTALSDLEVEHEDKQGKLYYIKYNFADQDGHITVATTRPETYLGDTAVAVNPEDERYKHLIGKMVRLPIINRDIPIIADEFVDASFGTGAVKVTPAHDPNDFEMGKRHNLPFINLLTGDGKMTEEAGPYKGQDRFECRKNVLKDLEDLGHLEKVTDHAMAIGHCYRCKTIVEPYLSNQWFVKIKPLAEEAMKAVKEGQVKIIPTGWENSYFDWMENIKDWCISRQIWWGHRIPVWYCKECAEVIVSRETPSACKCGSKELVQDEDVLDTWFSSALWPFSTLGWPEDTDDLKTFYPTSVLITGFDILFFWVARMMMMGLKFMKEEPFRHVYIHALIRDAEGQKMSKSKGNVVDPLKMTELYGTDAFRFTLAAYAAQGRDIKFSEQRVEGYRHFLNKIWNVARFISMNVTEGEETSLSIKVKNLSLADRWILSRLSVVCADVNKSLEEYRFNDASSALYQFIWHELCDWYVELIKPELYSENADSKKAAISTLVHVYEVSLALLHPFMPFITEEIWQQLPCKRHDDSLCIRQYPSAEEGIEDKTAEEKLNIVMDAVTAIRNIRGELNLSPSLELQALIRASNNAEATLNENITYIAKLAKAKDIKISSDIQAPKHAATAIKPAFEIFVPLEGLFDFDAEISRLNKERRKIEEDIQFVDRKLRNEAFISKAPQAVVEENKNKYNDYMEKLKSIQGNIDKLNQWR, encoded by the coding sequence ATGCTTGAGAAAAGATACGAGCCGAAAGACATTGAAAAGAAGTGGTATGACTTCTGGATTGAGAATGAATATTTCAGGGCAGAGGGTAAAAGCGAGAAGCCTCCTTACTGCATAGTCATCCCGCCGCCGAATGTTACCGGCTCCCTGCACATTGGACACGCGCTTGATATTACTCTTCAGGACATCATGATCAGGTGGAAGAGGATGTCAGGGTTTAATACATTATGGCTGCCGGGAACAGACCATGCCGGTATCGCGACACAGAACGTTGTCGAGAAAGACCTGCAGAAGCAGGGCACTGACAGGCACGCGCTTGGCAGGGAGAAATTTATTGAGAAGGTCTGGGAATGGAAGAAGCTCTATGGCGGCACGATAATAAATCAATTAAAAAGCATGGGCGCGTCATGCGACTGGAGCAGGGAAAGGTTCACGCTTGATGAGGGATTATCAAAGGCAGTGCGTGAGGTATTTGTCCGGCTCTATGAAGAAGGGCTGATATACAGGGGCGAATATCTCATCAACTGGTGTCCCCGGTGTCACACCGCGTTGTCCGATCTCGAAGTGGAGCACGAGGACAAGCAGGGCAAGCTTTATTACATCAAATATAATTTTGCGGACCAGGACGGGCATATTACCGTTGCAACAACAAGGCCCGAAACTTATCTCGGTGATACCGCTGTCGCAGTGAATCCCGAGGACGAGAGATACAAACACCTCATCGGCAAAATGGTGCGGCTGCCGATAATCAACAGGGACATCCCGATCATCGCGGATGAATTTGTCGACGCATCTTTCGGCACAGGAGCGGTAAAGGTGACGCCCGCGCACGACCCCAATGATTTTGAAATGGGCAAAAGGCACAACCTGCCGTTCATCAACTTATTAACAGGCGACGGCAAGATGACCGAGGAGGCAGGCCCGTACAAAGGGCAGGACCGGTTTGAGTGCAGGAAGAATGTACTGAAAGACCTCGAAGACTTGGGCCATCTTGAGAAAGTTACTGACCACGCGATGGCAATCGGCCATTGCTACAGATGTAAGACAATTGTCGAGCCGTATCTTTCAAATCAGTGGTTCGTGAAAATAAAGCCGCTTGCTGAAGAGGCGATGAAGGCGGTGAAAGAAGGACAGGTCAAGATCATTCCAACAGGCTGGGAGAACAGCTACTTCGACTGGATGGAGAATATAAAGGACTGGTGCATATCGCGGCAGATCTGGTGGGGACACCGCATCCCGGTATGGTATTGCAAGGAATGCGCGGAGGTCATTGTATCAAGGGAGACACCGTCAGCGTGCAAATGCGGAAGCAAGGAATTGGTCCAGGACGAGGACGTGCTTGATACATGGTTCTCGTCAGCGCTCTGGCCGTTTTCCACTCTGGGCTGGCCTGAGGACACTGACGATCTGAAAACGTTTTACCCGACCAGCGTTTTGATAACGGGTTTCGACATCCTCTTCTTCTGGGTTGCGCGTATGATGATGATGGGCCTTAAATTCATGAAAGAAGAACCGTTCAGGCACGTTTATATCCACGCCCTCATCAGGGACGCGGAAGGCCAGAAGATGAGCAAGTCAAAGGGCAATGTTGTGGACCCCCTCAAGATGACGGAGCTGTATGGCACGGACGCTTTCAGGTTCACGCTCGCCGCGTACGCCGCGCAGGGCAGGGACATAAAGTTTTCCGAGCAGAGGGTTGAGGGGTACAGGCATTTCCTGAACAAGATATGGAATGTGGCGAGATTCATTTCCATGAACGTAACGGAAGGAGAGGAAACATCGCTTTCAATAAAGGTCAAAAACCTCAGCCTTGCCGACAGGTGGATACTTAGCAGGCTTTCTGTTGTCTGCGCGGATGTTAATAAATCACTTGAAGAGTACAGGTTCAATGACGCGTCAAGTGCTCTGTATCAATTTATCTGGCACGAACTGTGTGACTGGTATGTTGAGTTGATCAAACCGGAGCTGTACAGCGAAAACGCGGACTCGAAAAAAGCTGCGATCAGCACTTTGGTCCACGTATATGAAGTATCACTTGCACTCCTGCATCCTTTCATGCCTTTCATCACGGAAGAGATCTGGCAGCAACTGCCGTGCAAAAGGCATGATGACAGCCTTTGCATCCGCCAATATCCATCTGCTGAAGAAGGCATTGAGGACAAGACGGCGGAGGAAAAACTCAACATTGTGATGGATGCAGTGACCGCTATCAGGAACATCAGGGGCGAACTGAATCTCTCGCCTTCGCTTGAACTTCAGGCATTGATAAGGGCATCCAATAACGCGGAGGCGACCCTGAATGAAAACATTACCTATATAGCCAAGCTTGCAAAGGCAAAGGACATAAAGATCAGTAGCGACATCCAGGCGCCTAAACACGCGGCCACCGCGATCAAGCCTGCGTTTGAGATATTTGTACCGCTTGAAGGCCTGTTCGATTTTGACGCGGAGATCAGCAGGCTGAATAAAGAGAGACGTAAGATCGAAGAGGACATCCAGTTTGTTGACAGGAAGCTCCGCAACGAGGCCTTTATCAGTAAGGCCCCGCAAGCGGTGGTTGAGGAGAACAAAAACAAGTACAATGATTATATGGAGAAGTTAAAATCAATACAGGGTAATATTGATAAACTTAATCAATGGAGGTAA
- a CDS encoding B12-binding domain-containing radical SAM protein, producing MKKLLLILPKSERGYWGKVSRSGKAGFVRLSLPAVAALTPSDWDVEILDARTTPVDFDRKADLVGITAFTAEIPSAYAIADGFREKGVTVVMGGIHVSALPDEALQHTDSVVVGEAEGVWGQLLQDFEKGQMKPVYHAESLIDMKGMAVPRRDLLDKNIYTSYNTLQATRGCPFNCEYCAVTAFFGNKFRTRPLVEVIHEIKSFQGRDFFFVDDNITGHPKFAKELFRALIPLKRIWGGQTTINFAKDDELLSLYAKSGGKYAFIGFETLSETNLKKMSKSWNSPDGYKEAIRKIHRAGINVIGSFIFGLDEDDASVFERTFNFIMENNVDAAQFHILTPFPGTKLYTAMEKEGRITDRDWAKYHTGEVIFKPKNMTAEELQQGYFWIFRETYRWKNMLKRSLRSPRNLPIRIGTNFSYRNKARKMPEVCAL from the coding sequence TTGAAAAAACTGCTTTTAATATTACCGAAGAGTGAACGTGGTTACTGGGGAAAGGTATCAAGATCGGGCAAGGCAGGATTTGTGCGCCTGAGCCTGCCGGCAGTTGCCGCGCTTACTCCGTCAGATTGGGATGTGGAAATTCTGGACGCCCGCACCACACCTGTTGATTTCGACAGGAAGGCTGACCTTGTCGGGATCACGGCCTTCACCGCCGAGATACCGAGCGCATACGCCATCGCCGACGGTTTCAGGGAGAAAGGCGTAACAGTGGTCATGGGCGGTATTCATGTATCAGCCCTTCCCGACGAAGCGCTTCAACACACTGACAGCGTGGTCGTTGGTGAGGCAGAGGGCGTGTGGGGGCAACTGCTTCAGGACTTTGAGAAAGGGCAGATGAAACCCGTTTACCACGCAGAGTCTTTGATCGATATGAAAGGCATGGCCGTTCCACGCAGGGACCTTCTCGACAAAAATATTTATACATCATACAACACATTGCAGGCTACACGCGGGTGTCCGTTTAACTGCGAGTACTGCGCGGTCACGGCTTTCTTCGGAAATAAATTCAGGACACGGCCACTTGTCGAGGTCATTCATGAGATAAAAAGTTTTCAGGGCAGGGACTTCTTTTTCGTTGATGACAACATCACCGGACATCCGAAATTCGCAAAGGAACTTTTCAGAGCGCTCATCCCGTTGAAGCGCATCTGGGGAGGACAGACCACGATCAACTTCGCGAAAGATGATGAGCTGCTTTCACTCTATGCAAAGAGCGGGGGCAAATACGCGTTCATCGGTTTTGAGACCCTCTCCGAAACCAACCTCAAGAAGATGAGTAAATCATGGAACTCGCCTGACGGCTACAAAGAGGCGATAAGGAAAATACACAGGGCAGGCATCAATGTGATCGGGAGTTTTATTTTCGGACTGGATGAAGACGACGCTTCAGTATTTGAAAGGACCTTCAACTTCATCATGGAGAACAATGTAGACGCCGCGCAGTTTCACATACTCACCCCTTTCCCCGGTACCAAGCTTTATACGGCAATGGAAAAAGAAGGAAGGATAACAGACAGGGACTGGGCCAAATATCACACCGGCGAAGTCATATTCAAGCCGAAAAATATGACCGCCGAAGAACTCCAGCAGGGCTACTTCTGGATATTCCGTGAGACATACAGGTGGAAAAATATGCTGAAAAGAAGTCTGCGAAGCCCGCGAAACCTCCCCATCAGGATCGGCACGAATTTCAGCTACAGGAACAAGGCCAGAAAAATGCCGGAAGTTTGCGCGTTGTAA
- a CDS encoding disulfide bond formation protein B has protein sequence MPHSDQTSNSNWTILFICWLIAVISALGSLFFSEIMKFAPCVLCWYQRICLFPLALILTVGLFPFDKSVVKFALPLAIAGWFIALYHNLLYTGIIPESIQPCSQGVSCTEDYIKLFGIFTIPMLALMSFSTIAALLFLLKRRLSK, from the coding sequence ATGCCTCATTCAGACCAGACGTCCAATTCAAACTGGACCATTCTTTTTATCTGCTGGCTGATAGCAGTCATCTCTGCGCTGGGGAGCCTGTTTTTCAGCGAGATAATGAAATTCGCCCCCTGTGTTTTGTGCTGGTATCAGAGAATCTGTTTGTTCCCCTTAGCGTTAATATTGACAGTGGGACTCTTCCCCTTTGATAAAAGCGTTGTTAAATTTGCCCTTCCGTTAGCGATAGCGGGATGGTTCATCGCGCTCTATCATAACCTTCTATATACCGGGATCATTCCCGAAAGCATACAACCCTGCAGTCAGGGCGTTTCATGCACGGAGGACTACATCAAATTGTTCGGTATTTTCACAATTCCTATGCTGGCGTTAATGTCATTTTCAACCATAGCAGCGTTATTATTTTTGTTAAAGAGGAGGCTTTCCAAATGA
- a CDS encoding thioredoxin domain-containing protein: MKKQNIVLISAICLVIVFALGSYFYKTQQSEKLSFMARENASTFVRDYSLTLGSNDAKVYIVEFFDPACETCRDFHPFVKNLMAENQGKMKLVHRYAPFHPGSDYFVKILEAARKQGKYWETLEAMFNSQHIWASHHNPQPELIWQFLPQAGLNIEQIKNDMNDPEIAKHIAQDLADANALNVRQTPEFFVNGKPLPSFGYSQLRELVEAEIRANY, from the coding sequence ATGAAAAAGCAGAACATAGTTTTAATCTCAGCGATCTGCCTGGTGATCGTGTTTGCGCTCGGCAGCTATTTCTACAAGACGCAGCAGTCAGAAAAGCTGAGCTTTATGGCCAGAGAAAACGCTTCAACGTTTGTCAGGGATTATTCACTGACACTCGGCAGTAATGATGCGAAAGTTTATATCGTGGAATTTTTTGACCCCGCGTGTGAAACCTGCAGAGATTTTCATCCTTTCGTTAAAAACCTGATGGCTGAAAACCAGGGCAAAATGAAGCTTGTTCACAGGTACGCGCCTTTTCATCCCGGCTCAGATTATTTTGTAAAGATACTGGAAGCGGCGAGGAAACAGGGGAAGTATTGGGAGACCCTGGAGGCTATGTTTAATAGTCAGCATATCTGGGCAAGCCATCATAATCCCCAGCCTGAATTAATATGGCAATTCCTCCCGCAGGCGGGACTGAATATTGAGCAAATAAAAAATGATATGAACGATCCTGAGATTGCCAAACATATCGCGCAGGACCTTGCAGACGCCAACGCTCTCAATGTCAGGCAGACACCTGAATTTTTTGTGAACGGCAAGCCCCTTCCAAGCTTCGGTTACAGCCAGTTAAGAGAATTGGTAGAAGCCGAAATTCGGGCAAATTATTAG
- a CDS encoding site-specific DNA-methyltransferase, protein MKALETINPLFKKEDISICKAHPINAQSSGFRLHYEHPNGKLYQGDSIAWLNSLKDESIDLIFADPPYNINKADWDSFESQEHYIEWSLKWIEPSARILKPHGSLYICGFSEILADLRHPTSKYFKSCRWLIWHYKNKANLGNDWGRSHESIVHFRKSSKVKLNVDDIRIPYGAHTLKYPLHPQAVTSQYGNGEHREHWKPNPRGAKPKDVIDIPTTCNGMGEKTPHPTQKPEELVRKFVLASSNKGDVVLDPFSGSGTTLVVAEQLGRKWSGCEINAPYNEWAIERVEHVKSMSVEDWIEHDRKVQERRESIR, encoded by the coding sequence ATGAAAGCTTTAGAGACAATAAATCCTCTTTTCAAAAAAGAAGATATAAGCATTTGCAAAGCACATCCTATCAATGCTCAAAGCTCAGGCTTCAGACTTCACTATGAACACCCTAATGGGAAACTTTACCAGGGGGACAGTATCGCATGGCTGAATTCACTAAAAGATGAAAGCATAGACTTAATATTCGCCGACCCTCCATATAACATCAACAAAGCGGATTGGGACAGCTTTGAAAGTCAGGAGCATTATATAGAGTGGTCATTAAAATGGATTGAACCGTCAGCAAGGATTTTAAAACCGCACGGCTCATTATACATCTGCGGGTTTTCAGAGATCTTGGCCGACCTCAGACATCCAACTTCAAAATACTTTAAATCATGCCGCTGGTTGATATGGCATTACAAGAACAAAGCAAATCTCGGTAACGACTGGGGACGCTCCCACGAAAGCATTGTTCACTTTCGCAAGTCTTCAAAAGTCAAATTGAACGTTGACGACATTCGCATTCCATATGGAGCGCATACACTGAAATATCCGCTGCACCCGCAGGCTGTTACCAGTCAGTACGGCAACGGCGAACACCGGGAACATTGGAAGCCAAACCCAAGAGGCGCAAAACCAAAAGATGTTATAGACATCCCGACTACCTGCAATGGAATGGGAGAAAAAACACCTCACCCCACACAAAAGCCGGAAGAGCTTGTTCGCAAATTTGTTTTGGCTTCTTCCAATAAAGGCGATGTTGTCCTTGATCCTTTTTCCGGTTCAGGCACAACGCTTGTCGTAGCAGAGCAATTAGGCCGCAAATGGTCAGGATGCGAGATAAACGCACCGTATAACGAATGGGCAATTGAGCGAGTGGAACACGTCAAGAGTATGTCGGTAGAAGACTGGATCGAGCATGACAGGAAAGTGCAAGAGAGAAGAGAGTCTATCCGGTGA
- a CDS encoding 16S rRNA (uracil(1498)-N(3))-methyltransferase, protein MNIILFNETDYYQNRDAIRLSDHRFDHISEVLRSKKNDLLQVGLINGKLGTGKVIEITKQFIDISVTLDKDPPLPASLTLLLALPRPKILKRTLRHVTTLGVKKIFLINSFRVDKSYWQTPVLGREKIRDIFLNSLEQSCDTILPELSLKPLFKPFVEDELPDIIKNTIPVLAHPKAANKLVDTSGKHFTLAVGPEGGFIPYEINKLKECGFEEYNFGKRILPVETAVPGIISILTM, encoded by the coding sequence ATGAACATTATCCTTTTCAACGAAACAGATTATTATCAGAATAGAGATGCGATCAGGTTGTCTGATCACAGGTTCGATCATATTTCGGAAGTTTTAAGATCGAAAAAGAATGACCTGTTACAAGTAGGACTGATAAACGGCAAGCTGGGGACCGGGAAGGTCATAGAGATAACAAAACAGTTTATTGATATTTCAGTGACCCTGGATAAGGACCCTCCTTTACCGGCCTCCCTGACTTTATTATTAGCGCTGCCAAGGCCGAAGATATTGAAAAGGACTTTAAGACACGTAACCACTTTGGGTGTTAAAAAAATATTCTTGATAAATTCATTCCGGGTAGATAAAAGCTACTGGCAAACTCCTGTCCTTGGCCGGGAGAAGATAAGAGATATTTTTCTGAACAGCCTGGAACAGTCCTGTGACACTATCTTGCCGGAGCTTTCTCTGAAACCTTTGTTCAAACCTTTTGTCGAAGACGAATTGCCGGACATTATAAAAAATACAATCCCCGTGCTCGCCCATCCGAAAGCCGCTAACAAGCTGGTTGATACTTCAGGAAAACACTTTACACTGGCAGTCGGGCCTGAAGGCGGATTTATCCCTTACGAAATAAATAAATTAAAGGAATGCGGATTTGAAGAATATAATTTTGGTAAAAGAATTTTACCAGTTGAAACCGCTGTGCCTGGTATTATTTCAATATTGACCATGTAG
- the mutS gene encoding DNA mismatch repair protein MutS: MSELTPLMKQYHDVKRNYPDTIVFFRLGDFYEMFGQDAVVASKVLQITLTSRDKAKEDPIPMCGIPHFTADNYIAKLVRAGFKVAVCEQVEDPKEAKGIVRREVIKVITPGTFLPDNPKENNYILGFFQKENIYGIAVADITTGEFLIYETHNSLGDEINRFQPKEILYPFSFKSNSSIIDNLSDYYLTTYDDWYFDYIEAYRKLIKHFRVSSLDGYGCEGMIVGISAAGALLNYLEETQKDMLAFKKISVLRRSSHMLLDAATLRNLEITKNMRGGETEGSLLWVLDETFTPMGGRLLRAWLLNPLLDPHEISGRQDAVSSLMSDTGRFSKIQTHLKEIYDIERLASRIGSGTANARDLLSLRNSLTRLPELKALLQEYDNRTIKSLERQIDVLEDVKILIEKAISDDPPFTLKDGGLIRKGFNTEIDELREISSSGKDFIANLQSKERERTGISSLKVGYNKVFGYYIEITKANLTQVPADFIRKQTLVGGERYITPELKDYEAKVLGAEERLKNLEYDVFIKVRDTIAAETEKLQRTSAAIAELDALHSFAYIAKKYNYERPLVDDGDVIQIIEGRHPVIERLSAGEKFIPNDSLIDSAANNISIITGPNMAGKSTYMRQISLVVLMAQIGSFVPAREAKVGIVDRIFTRIGASDIITKGQSTFMVEMIETANILNNASRKSLILLDEVGRGTSTFDGISIAWAVVEFIAKELRARTLFATHYHELTELSLILDGIKNLNVAVKEWGDEIIFLRRIEEGAADKSYGIQVARLAGLPFSTIERAKEILSNLEKSELNELGTPKLAYTSHPPSPEVAKVNQLDLFTTQADPVMKELLGLDVMSMTPLEALNKLFEMKKKLGDGNTK; the protein is encoded by the coding sequence ATGTCCGAACTTACCCCTTTAATGAAGCAGTATCATGACGTCAAGCGCAATTACCCGGACACGATCGTATTCTTCCGGCTCGGAGATTTCTACGAGATGTTCGGGCAGGACGCGGTTGTCGCCTCAAAAGTATTGCAGATAACGCTCACCTCAAGAGACAAGGCAAAAGAAGACCCTATTCCAATGTGCGGCATTCCCCATTTCACTGCCGACAACTATATCGCGAAGCTTGTGAGGGCAGGCTTCAAGGTCGCGGTCTGCGAGCAGGTCGAAGACCCCAAAGAGGCAAAGGGGATCGTAAGAAGAGAAGTCATCAAGGTGATCACGCCGGGGACATTTCTTCCCGACAATCCGAAGGAGAACAATTACATACTCGGATTTTTCCAGAAGGAAAATATTTACGGCATTGCGGTCGCGGACATCACGACAGGGGAATTTTTGATCTACGAAACACACAACTCCCTCGGCGATGAGATAAACAGGTTTCAGCCGAAGGAGATCTTATACCCGTTCAGCTTCAAAAGCAATTCATCGATAATTGACAACCTCAGCGACTACTATCTCACGACATATGACGACTGGTACTTCGATTACATAGAGGCGTACAGGAAGCTGATCAAGCATTTCAGGGTCTCATCGCTTGACGGCTACGGGTGCGAAGGCATGATAGTCGGCATCTCCGCTGCAGGCGCGCTTTTAAATTATCTTGAAGAGACGCAGAAGGACATGCTCGCGTTCAAAAAGATAAGCGTGCTCAGGCGCTCATCACATATGCTGCTTGACGCGGCAACGCTGAGGAACCTTGAGATCACTAAGAACATGCGCGGCGGCGAAACAGAAGGAAGCCTCCTGTGGGTTTTAGATGAAACGTTCACACCGATGGGCGGCAGGCTTTTGCGCGCATGGCTGCTTAATCCATTGCTTGACCCGCACGAGATATCGGGGAGACAGGACGCGGTAAGCTCCCTGATGTCTGATACGGGCAGATTTTCAAAAATACAAACGCATTTAAAAGAGATATACGATATCGAGCGGCTTGCCTCCCGTATCGGCAGCGGTACCGCCAATGCGAGGGACCTTTTATCATTGAGGAATTCCCTGACGAGATTACCTGAGCTGAAAGCCCTTCTTCAGGAATACGATAACAGGACGATCAAATCTCTTGAGAGACAGATCGACGTGCTTGAAGATGTAAAAATCCTCATTGAAAAGGCGATTTCCGATGACCCTCCATTCACCCTGAAAGACGGCGGCCTGATAAGAAAAGGTTTTAATACCGAGATAGACGAGCTGCGCGAGATAAGCAGCAGCGGAAAGGATTTCATTGCCAATCTCCAGTCAAAGGAAAGAGAGCGGACAGGTATTTCATCGCTGAAGGTCGGCTACAACAAAGTCTTCGGCTACTACATCGAGATCACAAAGGCGAATCTCACGCAGGTGCCCGCTGACTTTATCAGGAAACAGACGCTCGTTGGCGGCGAGAGATATATCACTCCTGAACTGAAGGACTACGAGGCAAAGGTACTTGGCGCGGAGGAACGGCTGAAGAACCTTGAGTACGATGTCTTCATCAAGGTAAGAGACACCATTGCCGCCGAGACGGAGAAACTTCAGAGGACATCAGCCGCGATCGCGGAGCTTGACGCCCTGCACAGCTTCGCCTATATCGCGAAAAAATATAATTACGAACGCCCGCTCGTTGATGACGGCGATGTGATCCAGATAATTGAAGGCAGGCATCCCGTGATCGAGAGATTGTCGGCAGGGGAAAAATTTATTCCGAACGATTCATTGATAGATTCTGCCGCGAACAACATATCAATAATCACAGGCCCCAACATGGCAGGCAAGTCAACGTACATGAGACAGATCTCGCTTGTCGTGCTGATGGCGCAGATAGGGAGTTTCGTCCCCGCCAGAGAGGCGAAGGTTGGGATAGTCGACAGGATATTCACAAGGATCGGCGCTTCCGACATCATAACAAAAGGGCAGAGCACGTTCATGGTGGAGATGATTGAGACCGCGAATATTTTAAACAACGCGTCAAGGAAGAGCCTCATTCTGCTGGATGAAGTGGGAAGGGGGACCAGCACCTTTGACGGCATCAGCATCGCGTGGGCGGTCGTGGAATTTATCGCAAAGGAGTTGAGGGCAAGGACGCTCTTTGCTACGCATTACCACGAACTCACTGAACTCTCGCTGATACTCGACGGGATAAAAAATCTGAACGTCGCTGTGAAAGAGTGGGGCGATGAGATAATTTTCCTCAGGAGAATTGAAGAAGGCGCCGCTGACAAAAGTTACGGCATTCAGGTCGCGCGCCTTGCCGGGCTTCCATTTTCCACAATTGAACGCGCGAAAGAGATCTTGTCCAACCTTGAAAAATCGGAGCTCAATGAACTTGGCACGCCAAAGCTCGCGTACACTTCCCATCCTCCGTCTCCTGAAGTGGCAAAGGTCAACCAGCTTGACCTCTTTACAACACAGGCTGACCCTGTGATGAAAGAACTCCTCGGGCTTGATGTAATGAGCATGACCCCGCTTGAGGCGCTGAATAAATTGTTTGAGATGAAGAAGAAGTTAGGGGATGGGAATACCAAGTAA
- a CDS encoding PilZ domain-containing protein — protein sequence MERRTVERLPAKLPARLFYGTIVYTGTVANLSENGMFICTKVQFPVDSMFIVVVLQDGQTFKLPIRVKRVAKPSADHACIEENGIGVELVNPPQDYLEFVSKCKSAPDIRMFH from the coding sequence ATGGAGAGAAGGACTGTTGAGAGGCTGCCCGCAAAACTTCCGGCGAGATTGTTCTACGGCACCATAGTTTACACTGGAACGGTTGCCAATCTTTCGGAGAATGGAATGTTCATCTGCACGAAGGTGCAGTTCCCGGTTGATTCGATGTTCATTGTGGTAGTCCTCCAGGACGGACAGACCTTTAAACTCCCCATCAGGGTCAAAAGAGTGGCAAAACCATCTGCTGATCATGCCTGCATTGAAGAGAACGGTATCGGTGTTGAGCTTGTGAATCCCCCGCAGGATTATCTGGAATTTGTTAGCAAATGTAAATCCGCCCCTGATATCAGGATGTTTCATTAA
- a CDS encoding branched-chain amino acid transaminase, whose protein sequence is MLNESKFIWMDGKFVKWGDANVHILTHTLHYGTGAFEGIRCYKTKSGSAVFRLKEHVDRLFDSCHILKIDVPFSHKEIEKAIIDTVKINGLKECYIRPLVYLGYGAMGLYPKENPARVAIAAWPWGAYLGEDGIKNGIRVKISSFARHHVSATLTKSKTCGDYVNSTLAKREALACGYEEALMLDTSGFVSEGTGQNIFIVRDGALITPPLPSILEGITRKSIMEMARREKIEVREAYFTRDEIYIADEAFFSGTAAEVTPVREVDGRTIGTGKPGPVTKKLQSLFFKIVKGEVKTYKSWLAYVK, encoded by the coding sequence ATGCTTAACGAGTCGAAATTTATCTGGATGGATGGAAAATTTGTTAAGTGGGGTGACGCTAACGTCCACATCCTCACCCATACTTTGCACTATGGCACCGGGGCGTTTGAGGGCATCAGATGCTACAAGACCAAAAGCGGTTCCGCTGTCTTCAGATTGAAGGAGCATGTGGACAGGCTGTTTGATTCCTGTCATATATTAAAGATCGATGTCCCGTTTTCACATAAAGAAATTGAAAAAGCGATCATCGACACCGTAAAGATCAACGGGCTGAAGGAATGCTACATACGTCCTCTTGTTTATCTCGGCTACGGTGCGATGGGCCTGTATCCCAAGGAGAACCCGGCAAGGGTTGCAATAGCCGCATGGCCGTGGGGCGCATATCTTGGAGAAGACGGGATCAAGAACGGCATCAGGGTAAAAATATCTTCTTTTGCGCGGCATCACGTGAGCGCGACTTTGACGAAAAGCAAGACCTGCGGAGACTATGTAAATTCAACGCTTGCAAAACGCGAGGCGCTCGCGTGCGGCTATGAAGAAGCGCTGATGCTTGACACAAGCGGCTTTGTCTCTGAAGGCACAGGCCAGAACATATTTATCGTCAGGGACGGCGCCTTAATTACTCCGCCGCTTCCGTCAATCCTTGAGGGCATCACCAGAAAGAGCATCATGGAGATGGCGCGGAGAGAAAAGATCGAAGTCCGTGAGGCATATTTTACGCGCGATGAGATATACATAGCTGATGAGGCATTCTTCTCAGGTACGGCTGCGGAGGTGACGCCCGTGCGTGAAGTGGACGGAAGGACGATTGGAACAGGAAAGCCGGGACCCGTAACAAAGAAGCTTCAAAGTCTTTTCTTCAAGATCGTAAAGGGAGAGGTGAAGACTTACAAATCCTGGCTGGCGTATGTGAAGTAA